In Acidobacteriota bacterium, a genomic segment contains:
- the sufD gene encoding Fe-S cluster assembly protein SufD produces the protein MALTSAVMETQFNESFKARLAAEDDAAVKALRERAFAAFVAKGFPTQQDEDWKYTNVAAIGKETWQVAAAGTELDHEEKGVRAHELLGRFRFDRNGFTALNLAMAEISVIKIAKDTVVDEPIELNFVAAEGTAIFPHVVVIAEAGSKATIVESYASEAKGFTNAAVQILVEDNATLVHYRVQKDGAEAFNYGVTEVTLGKGSYDSTNINLGGAISRHDIELKFTAEGGEAWVDGLYMLGSEQHHDTHSMIDHAVPNCLSHQNYKGVMNDASRAVFNGKVFVRENASGTDAQQSNKNLLLSNEARVDTKPQLEIFNDDVKCSHGATVGQLEEEELFYLLTRGLPEPLARNLLTYGFAEEVINKIKIEAIKKDLDATVLNRLHAEI, from the coding sequence ATGGCATTAACAAGTGCAGTAATGGAAACGCAATTTAATGAGAGCTTCAAAGCGAGGCTCGCGGCTGAGGACGACGCGGCGGTAAAAGCCTTGCGCGAACGAGCATTCGCGGCGTTTGTGGCGAAGGGTTTCCCCACGCAACAAGACGAGGATTGGAAGTACACGAACGTCGCGGCGATCGGCAAAGAGACGTGGCAAGTGGCCGCGGCGGGAACCGAGCTAGACCATGAGGAAAAGGGCGTTCGTGCACATGAGCTGCTCGGACGGTTCCGCTTTGACCGCAATGGCTTCACCGCATTGAACCTTGCAATGGCGGAGATCTCGGTCATCAAGATCGCAAAGGACACGGTCGTTGATGAGCCTATAGAGCTTAACTTTGTCGCGGCCGAGGGCACGGCGATCTTTCCGCATGTGGTGGTGATCGCGGAGGCGGGAAGCAAGGCGACCATTGTTGAGAGCTATGCTTCGGAGGCGAAGGGCTTTACGAACGCGGCGGTGCAGATCTTGGTCGAGGACAACGCGACGCTCGTGCATTACCGCGTGCAGAAAGACGGTGCCGAGGCTTTCAATTATGGCGTTACTGAGGTCACGCTCGGCAAGGGCAGCTACGACTCGACCAACATCAATCTAGGTGGAGCGATATCACGACATGATATCGAGCTCAAGTTCACGGCCGAGGGCGGCGAGGCGTGGGTCGATGGGCTTTATATGCTGGGCAGCGAGCAGCACCACGATACGCATTCGATGATCGATCACGCGGTGCCGAACTGTCTCTCGCACCAAAACTATAAAGGCGTGATGAACGACGCCTCGCGGGCCGTTTTCAACGGCAAGGTTTTTGTCCGCGAAAATGCGAGCGGCACCGATGCACAGCAATCGAACAAGAACCTTTTGCTCTCAAACGAGGCGAGGGTCGATACCAAACCGCAGCTTGAGATTTTTAACGACGACGTGAAATGCTCGCACGGAGCAACCGTCGGCCAGCTTGAGGAGGAAGAGCTTTTTTATCTCCTGACCCGCGGCCTGCCCGAGCCGCTCGCACGGAACCTGCTGACCTACGGCTTTGCCGAAGAGGTTATAAACAAGATCAAGATCGAAGCGATCAAGAAGGACCTGGATGCAACCGTGCTAAACCGGCTCCATGCTGAGATCTAG
- a CDS encoding glycosyltransferase family 39 protein produces the protein MAKAEAKANNFSIAAVAVAVWAGVLLIAFFANRGEDVGTLGELTGNLGGGPLIGAGAIESVAGVVTAVAIAAAWFGIGNLIVSRSLGSEVAEKNSYLLDVLFSLAVGAAVWSLVWFLLGLAGLYSRPVAVGAMVLGLLPAAFGFLKFRNAGKGRSESQPTGVFDKLLSLLAVVPILLSLIASLAPPTAKDTLLYHFSVPKAFIAQGSSAFIEGNIASYLALGTEMHVVWAMLLGGPVGDRAAEAAGGAVVWLFFPLLLAAVFGLAREGGISRRWSLIAVLMVATVPTAYHVAASAYIDLALAFYVLLAVFALTRWWRSLESRWLILVAIFLGAALASKLTTLFVIAAFALVVMMRARSEADRAGKVAGLGLAALVLAGVIASPWYLRTWAETGSPIFPFYMSIWPGEAAGWDVDRSNLFQAMNAQYGGYVKTPLDYLAAPWNISVTAQPELATHFDGVLGVAFLLGLPFLAWALWKLEIPAEAKIGSAVAAVMFLFWLFSSQQLRYLLPIVPLLAIGIAAAFERLGESLDGVRQIGQVSFAAAAIAAMLTGTAWFLQKAPLRVVLGGESKAEYLSRNLDYYPYYRWLNTESDAGHRVWLINMRRDTYNLERPYFSDYLFEDWTLRRLVWETRSAEELKARTAAMNVQYVLARHDFLFDYDRSPIVDDTKPRAENEAKLKMARELLLDPARTVKADARFSLVKVF, from the coding sequence TTGGCAAAGGCGGAGGCAAAGGCAAATAACTTCTCGATCGCGGCGGTTGCCGTCGCGGTGTGGGCCGGTGTTTTGCTGATCGCCTTTTTCGCGAACCGCGGCGAGGACGTAGGCACGCTCGGTGAGTTGACCGGAAATCTCGGCGGCGGCCCCTTGATTGGTGCCGGAGCGATTGAAAGCGTCGCCGGCGTTGTAACCGCCGTGGCGATAGCTGCCGCTTGGTTCGGCATTGGCAACCTTATCGTTTCGCGTTCTTTGGGTTCGGAGGTTGCAGAAAAGAACTCTTACCTTCTCGACGTTCTTTTTAGCCTTGCAGTTGGGGCGGCCGTATGGTCGCTCGTCTGGTTCCTGCTTGGGCTCGCCGGGCTTTATTCGCGGCCCGTTGCAGTCGGTGCAATGGTCCTGGGGCTTTTGCCTGCTGCGTTCGGCTTCTTGAAGTTCCGAAATGCGGGTAAGGGGCGAAGCGAGTCTCAGCCTACCGGCGTTTTCGATAAGCTCCTTTCTTTGTTGGCCGTGGTGCCTATTCTGCTTTCGCTTATCGCCTCGCTTGCTCCGCCAACGGCAAAGGACACGCTGCTCTATCATTTCTCGGTGCCGAAGGCGTTCATCGCCCAAGGCAGCAGTGCGTTTATCGAAGGCAACATCGCGAGCTATCTGGCACTCGGAACGGAGATGCACGTCGTTTGGGCGATGCTGCTCGGCGGCCCGGTTGGTGATCGTGCGGCCGAGGCGGCGGGCGGAGCGGTGGTATGGCTTTTCTTTCCGCTGCTGCTAGCGGCTGTATTCGGTCTTGCCCGCGAGGGCGGGATTTCGCGGCGATGGTCGCTTATCGCCGTGCTGATGGTCGCGACCGTGCCGACCGCCTACCACGTCGCGGCGAGTGCCTACATCGATCTCGCACTCGCGTTTTACGTCCTGCTCGCCGTCTTTGCGCTAACGCGTTGGTGGAGATCACTCGAGAGCCGATGGCTGATCTTGGTCGCCATTTTCCTCGGAGCGGCACTCGCCTCAAAGCTGACGACGCTTTTTGTTATCGCGGCCTTCGCCTTGGTTGTGATGATGCGGGCGAGGTCCGAGGCTGACCGAGCAGGAAAGGTCGCCGGACTCGGGTTGGCCGCGTTGGTCCTCGCCGGTGTCATTGCGTCGCCGTGGTATTTGCGGACGTGGGCGGAGACGGGCAGCCCGATCTTTCCGTTCTATATGAGCATCTGGCCGGGCGAGGCTGCGGGTTGGGACGTAGATCGCTCGAATCTTTTCCAGGCGATGAATGCTCAGTACGGCGGATACGTTAAGACACCGCTCGATTACTTGGCCGCCCCGTGGAACATTTCGGTCACGGCACAACCCGAGCTCGCGACCCATTTTGACGGCGTTCTCGGCGTCGCGTTTCTGCTCGGTTTGCCGTTCCTTGCCTGGGCGCTTTGGAAACTTGAGATTCCGGCCGAGGCAAAGATCGGCTCGGCGGTTGCGGCGGTGATGTTCCTCTTCTGGCTTTTCTCAAGCCAGCAGCTCCGATATCTGCTGCCGATCGTTCCGCTGCTTGCTATCGGCATCGCTGCCGCGTTCGAACGGCTCGGTGAGAGCCTTGACGGCGTCAGGCAGATCGGCCAGGTTTCGTTTGCCGCGGCGGCAATTGCGGCAATGCTGACGGGCACGGCCTGGTTCCTGCAGAAGGCGCCGCTCCGAGTGGTTCTCGGCGGGGAAAGCAAGGCGGAATACCTGTCGCGAAACCTTGACTATTATCCGTATTACCGCTGGTTAAATACTGAATCGGACGCCGGCCATCGGGTCTGGCTGATAAATATGCGGCGGGATACCTATAACCTCGAAAGGCCGTATTTTTCGGACTATTTGTTCGAGGATTGGACGCTTCGGCGGTTGGTTTGGGAAACGAGAAGCGCCGAGGAACTAAAAGCCAGAACGGCGGCGATGAATGTTCAATATGTTCTCGCCCGCCATGATTTTCTTTTTGATTACGACCGCTCGCCGATCGTTGACGACACGAAACCAAGGGCCGAGAACGAGGCGAAGTTAAAGATGGCACGCGAGCTTTTGCTCGACCCGGCCCGAACGGTCAAGGCGGACGCGCGGTTCAGTTTGGTAAAGGTATTTTAG
- a CDS encoding cysteine desulfurase produces MKSWDVEKVRKDFPVLHREVNGKPLVYLDNAASSQVPQMVIDRGSKYLAEEHSNVHRGVHYLSQHATNAFEAAREKVKRFINAREAAECIFVRGCTEGVNLVASSYGRRFINEGDEILVTQMEHHSNIVPWQAIAEERGAHVRMVPINTRGEVIIEEYEAMLNERTRMVAVSHVSNSLGTVNPVKEMTATAHKFGVPVCVDAAQSVPHFPVDVQDLDADFFVFSGHKMFAPTGSGVAYGKREWLDKMPPYQTGGGMIRTVSFEKTTYAPIPEKFEAGTPAIANAIGLGAAIDYINALDFEAAAAYEHELLEYATERLADIPEVTIIGTAAEKASVLSFTVEGIHPHDIGTILDQQGIAIRAGHHCAQPVMNFFDVPATARASFAFYNTREEVDKLADAIQKVIEVFA; encoded by the coding sequence ATGAAGAGTTGGGACGTAGAAAAGGTTAGAAAAGATTTTCCGGTGCTCCACCGTGAGGTGAACGGCAAGCCGCTCGTTTATCTTGACAACGCGGCGTCGTCGCAGGTACCGCAGATGGTCATCGATCGCGGATCGAAGTACCTGGCTGAGGAGCATTCGAACGTCCACCGCGGCGTTCATTATCTCTCGCAGCACGCGACGAATGCCTTTGAGGCGGCCCGCGAGAAGGTGAAGCGGTTCATCAATGCCCGCGAGGCGGCCGAGTGTATCTTCGTCCGCGGATGTACGGAGGGCGTCAACCTGGTCGCCTCGAGCTACGGCCGGCGGTTCATAAATGAAGGCGACGAGATACTCGTCACGCAGATGGAGCATCACTCTAACATCGTCCCGTGGCAGGCGATCGCCGAGGAACGCGGCGCCCACGTGCGGATGGTCCCGATCAACACTCGCGGCGAGGTCATCATCGAGGAATACGAGGCGATGCTCAATGAGCGGACGCGGATGGTCGCCGTCTCGCATGTTTCGAACTCACTCGGGACAGTTAACCCGGTCAAGGAAATGACGGCAACGGCGCACAAATTTGGCGTGCCGGTCTGCGTTGATGCGGCCCAGAGCGTGCCGCATTTTCCGGTAGATGTTCAGGACCTCGATGCAGATTTCTTCGTCTTCTCGGGGCACAAGATGTTTGCGCCGACCGGCAGCGGGGTTGCCTACGGGAAGCGCGAATGGCTCGACAAGATGCCGCCTTACCAGACCGGCGGCGGGATGATCCGGACGGTCAGCTTTGAAAAGACGACCTACGCGCCGATCCCGGAAAAGTTTGAGGCGGGCACGCCGGCGATCGCAAATGCTATCGGGCTTGGCGCCGCTATCGATTACATAAACGCACTCGATTTTGAAGCTGCGGCGGCTTACGAACACGAGCTCCTTGAATACGCGACCGAACGGCTTGCGGATATCCCGGAGGTGACGATCATCGGAACGGCCGCCGAGAAGGCGAGCGTTTTGTCTTTCACTGTCGAGGGCATACACCCGCACGACATCGGCACCATTCTCGACCAGCAAGGCATCGCCATCCGTGCCGGCCACCACTGTGCTCAGCCGGTGATGAACTTCTTTGACGTCCCGGCGACCGCCCGTGCCTCATTCGCCTTTTACAACACCCGCGAAGAGGTCGACAAACTCGCGGACGCGATACAGAAGGTCATTGAGGTATTTGCGTGA